In Sphaerospermopsis torques-reginae ITEP-024, the genomic window TTACAGAAATTGCGACGGGAAATGCAAATAGTGTTTCAAAATCCCTTTAGTTCTCTTGACCCTAGAATGAAAATTGGGGAAGCAATTATAGAACCTTTGTTAATTCATTCTGTGGGAAAAACCCAACAACAAAGAAAAGAAAGAGCAGCAGAACTTTTAGAAAGAGTGGGATTAAGTGCTGATGACATGAAACGCTACCCCCATCAATTTTCTGGTGGTCAACGTCAACGCATTTGTATTGCTCGGTCTTTAGCTTTAAATCCTAAGTTTATTATTTGTGATGAGTCAGTTTCCGCTTTGGATGTTTCCGTACAAGCGCAAGTTTTGAATTTGTTAAAAGAACTGCAACAAGAATTTCAATTGACTTATATTTTTATTTCCCATGATTTAAGTGTGGTCAAATTTATGAGCGATCGCATTTTAGTCATGAATCAAGGTAAAATTGTGGAATCAGGTACAGCAGAAAGTATTTATCGTCAACCCAAAGAAGAATATACACAAAAATTAATTGCTGCTATTCCTACAGGTAGTCCTGAACGTATGAAAAACCGCGATTTCAATTAAAGAAGACCGGGGAAAATGGGGAGGAAAATCCAAAATTGTATCACCAGTCAACGTCTGCAATTTAGCTGATAGCAAAAAAATCTGTATATGTTGATACAAAAATAAATAAAATTTAGAGTTAAAATGAAAAAAATAGGTCAAATTATAATTGAACCTACAAAAAATTGACAAACTACATACCCAACCAAATACCCAACACAGTGTTTCCAGCCTCGGTTTTGCGCCTAGACAACGGTTTGACATTTATTCATCAGGAGATACCCGCTACCCCTGTAGTAGTGGCAGATATTTGGGTGCGTGCGGGAGCAAACTTAGAACCAGAACCGTGGTTTGGCATGGCGCACTTTTTGGAACACATGATATTTAAAGGTACAGACACCTTAGCACCAGGGGAATTTGATTATAACATTGAAAAAATGGGTGGTGTGAGTAATGCAGCGACGAGCCATGATTATGCACACTACTACCTAGCTACAGCTACCCCTTACCTAGCAGACACCTTACCCCACTTAGGCGAACTATTGCGAAATGCGGCAATTTCCGCAGATGAATTTATTCGGGAACGAGATGTAGTATTAGAAGAAATTCGTGCTTGTGCAGATGATCCTGATGCCATAGGATTTGAAGCACTACTGAAAAACGTCTATCAAAACCACCCTTACGGACGTTCTATATTAGGTACTGAGCATGATTTAATGCAGCATTCACCAGAAGCAATGCGGTGTTTTCATCGTTCCCACTACCAACCAGAAAACATGACAGTAGTAGTTGTGGGGGGAGTGGAACAGGACACAGCTTGGGAAATTGTCAATAGAACATTTACAAAATTTAGTGATGACGCAAATTTTCCTGTATCTGAGAAAATAGCACCACCAATAATTACAGGCATTCAAAAACAGGAGTTAATATTACCACGCCTAGAGCAAGCGCGGTTAATGATGGCTTGGGTAGCACCAGGAGTAGAACAACTCAAAGATGCAAATGGTTTAGATTTGCTATCAGTTATATTAGCACAAGGAAGAACTTCCCGGTTAGTGCATGACTTACGAGAAGACAAACAATTAGTACAGGCAATTTGTAGTAATTTTTCCCTACAAAGGGAGTCAAGTTTATTGACAATTACCGCTTGGTTAGAACCAGAATATCTGGATAGAGTAGAGAATTTAATTCAGGAGCATTTACACAATTTGCAAACAACAGGTATTAGCGAGCAAGAACTGAAGCGCACGCAAATATCACTTTGTAATGATTATGCCTTTGCAACGGAAACACCAAATCAGTTAACATCTCTTTATGGTTACTATAATACAATAGCCCAAGCTGAATTAGCCGTTACCTACCCACAGCAAATTCAGTCCTTTGATACTCAAGAACTGCAAAAATTAGCACAAAATTATCTTTCACCGCAAAATTACGCAGTTACTATTCTCAAACCATATTAATAGGTGACAGGGAACAGGTGACAGGTGACAGTAACAAGGGAATAGGGTATAGGGGAAGAAAATTCTAGATTTTAGACTTTAGATTTTAGATTGGATTTGACAAAAACAATCCAAAATCCAAAATCCAAAATCCAAAATCCAAAATAAATAACTCCTGAACTCCTGATTTCTGTCACCTGTCACCTGTCACCTGTCACCTAGCCGCCTCCTTCCATCATTAACCTGTTAAAAGCAAGAATGCAAAATATAAATAATTCTAAAACTTCTATCTATCGCACCGTATTACCAAATGGCATTGTTTTATTGGTAGCAGAAAACCCAGCAGCGGATATTATTGCGGGGAGAATTTTTATCCGTGCAGGTAGCTGTTATGAAAAAGTAGAAAAAGCAGGTTTAGCACATTTGTTATCAGCAGTGATGACAAAAGGTTGTGATGGTTTATCCAGCTTAGAAATTGCGGAAAAAGTCGAGTCTGTGGGTGCGAGTTTAAGTATTGACGCGGGTACAGATTATTTTTTGCTGTCGTTGAAAACAGTAACTGCTGATTTTGCCGAAATTTTAGCATTGTCTGGTTTGTTATTGCGATCGCCCACATTTCCCGAAAACCAAATCGAACTAGAAAAACGGTTAGCACTGCAAGACATTCGCTCCCAAAAAGAGCAACCTTTTAACCTGGCTTTTGAACAAATGCGACAAGCAATGTACCAAGAACACCCTTATTCTCGGTCGGTTTTAGGTACAGAAACCACTCTTAGCAGTATAACTCGTACAGACTTAGCAGAATTTCACCAAGTTCATTTTCGTCCAGATAACATGGTCATCAGTATTGCTGGACGCATTACACCAGAAGCAGCACAAGAATTAGTCACAAAAGTTTTTGGTGATTGGCAACCACCAGATCAACCAAGGCATATACTAGATTCACCTGCTATTTCTGTTACACCAAAATCTTGTCTCAAACCCTTAAATACACAACAGTCAATTGTGATGTTGGGTTATATGGGTCCATCAGTCAGCGCCCCTGGATACCCCGCCCTCAAATTATTATCTACATACTTGGGAAATGGGCTTTCTAGCCGCTTATTTGTGGAATTACGAGAAAAAAGAGGTTTAGCTTATGAAGTCTCTGCTATTTACTCTACACGCCTGTTTCCTGCCTCATTTATAGTGTATATGGGGACAGCACCAGAAAATACCAGTATAGCTCTCGATGGATTGCGCCAAGAAGTAGAAAGACTGTGTAATACAGAACTATCTGCGGAGGAACTGCAAACAGCTAAAAATAAAATCTTGGGACAGTATGCCCTGGGTAAACAAACTAACGGACAAATTGCTCAAATATACGGTTGGTATGAAATTCTAGGTTTAGGAATAGAATTTGATCATGAATTTCCTGAACTCATTAACAAAGTCAGTCCTAAGTTAGCAATGACAGCAGCTAATAGTTATTTACAGGAACCTTATGTGTCTTTAGTCGGTCAAGAGGAAGCAATTAAATCAGTCATCAGTTAACATATCGTTTCTGTTGCATCAAGCATAATATAGCCGTGTACAGAGTAGTTAGGGGATGCTGAATAAACCAAAAAGGCTCATAAAAAAGACGGTAGGTGCTTTCGTTATAGCGTCTTGAGTCTGAAAAACCTTGCACTTTTCTGGGCGGCCAGAAATGAAAAAATGTCTTTAATTCTCCTACTGACTCCTGACTCCTGCTATCAAAAACTGTAAGATGAGCATAATAATATCCCAGGTAGATGATATGAAATATCACTTGATAAAGAGTATTTACCACTATTCAAGAAAAAAACAGTCCTGTTGCTTACTTTTATTTTCCGTTACCCCTTTACTGTTTGCCTCCTCTGCTAGAGTATCAATAGCAGCACCTATAGAAATTGCCCAAGCCAGTACAGTAGGTAACATCAACCGCCCTACCTTGCAAATAGGTAGTCAAGGTGAACGAGTCTCAGAACTGCAAGCAGCACTGAAACTGTTAGGGTTTTATACAGGTGCAGTAGATGGCGTTTATCAAGAAGATACAGCTAGGGCTGTTTCTCAGTTTAAACAAGCAGCTGGCTTAAATCCAGATGGTATTGTAGATACTCTTACTTGGCAAAGACTGTTCCCTAATGTATCAACCGTTGCTGCCAATACCTTGCCAACTGTTGTCCCAACAACCACCAGTAATAATTTGATAGTTCCTGCTCAACCCAGTAGAAACACTAGGGTTAATAACGCCACAGTTGTACCAAAACCGAATCCTCCCAAACCAACCACAACTGCCCAAAATAAGCCTAACACCAGCTTTCAGCCAACTCCACCCAATCAGCGAAATCCAAAGATTCAATACACTACAGCCGGCTGGCCAATTTTGCGTTTAGGCAACACAGGCTCAGAAGTAAGCAAATTACAAAGACTACTACAAACCTTGGGATTTTTAAAAGGTGCTATAGATGGAGACTTTGGTATTACCACTGAAGCCGCAGTCAAAGCGGCTCAAGTTCGTTATGGGTTACAACCAGATGGTGTGGTTGGTGGAGCTACTTGGGAAGCTTTCGTGCGGCGACTACCCAAGCAACGTTGAAAAAATTAAAAATTAACAATAGCTGCATTGAGTTTGAAGATATCAACTGTAGAATCAATCTCAAATCCAAAATCTAAAATCCAAAATTGGATGAAATGAAACACTTTTTATTAACTTGGCTGGGTACAGCGTTAGCATTATTGGTAACATCTCAAATTGTACCAGGTTTCATTATCAAGACTTTTGTAGCGGCCTTGGGTGCTGCTATTGTCATCGGGTTGGTAAATGCCATCATTCGCCCAATTTTGAGTGTTTTAGCATTTCCCATTACCCTGATTACTTTTGGTTTATTTACCTTTGTCATTAATGCCTTAACTCTGTGGTTAGCAAGTGCTATCATTCCCGGTTCAGGTTTTGAAATTCAGGGTTTTATCCCCGCTTTTCTCGGCTCTATTGTACTGGCAATTGTTTCCAGTATTATTAATTATGTACTGAGAGTAGTAGATTGAAGAAGGCAGAAGGTATTTAGGTGACAGGTGACAGGTAACAGGTGACAGGTGACAGGTGACAGTAATAAGAGCTTGTCCTAAGTTGACCATTTTATAGACAAAAATATACTTATGTTGACAAAAATGGACATAAGTTAGCTCAGAAAAATGCCAACTTGATATATAATCCTCAGATATCAAGTATTGAATCAGACTATTACCGACGCGAAAACCAAGCATTGATAGTGATAGTCTGTTTCCAAATCTTAACCTGAGAAAGTCGCGTTGGGCTACAGCGTGCAAGTCTACTGAGGGATAACCGCTCCCATGCTCCCGTTGAAGTAGAAAGTAAAGTCTAGCTTTGTCTAGGTTTTATATAGCAGAATAAGAGTCAGCAAAAAAGTTAATTTTTACCCTACACTCTACATCCTGCAACTGCTATAGTCACTGCGCCTACTTCCCCTGGTAAACGAAAAATTTGCTTGGGAACTAATAAACTCACTTCTAAAGTCTTATGAGATGCTGCTAAAATAGCTGCTGCTTCTGCTACACTCGGTGTTCCTACTATTTCTGTAATTCTTTTACCAGGGTTGGGAACACTTACACCAGCTAAAACTTCTGCGGTGAATGTTTGTAGAGGTAAATTATGTTCTCGGCAAAATTCTCTTAAACCCAATTCTGAAGCTTTAATATCAATGGTGGCAATACCCGCAATATCGGTATAGGCAAGCTGATATTCTTGAAAGAATTTTTCAATAGCTGCACCAACTAACTCGGAAGAAATTCCTTTTTGACAACCGATACCTACCCATAGGGAGTTTACCAATTTTTGCACAGATGCGGTAATCATAACCAATCACCCAAACTGAATATCAAAAATCTCAAAATTTAATTATTTATATAGAATCGCTCCAAAGGCTTATAAATACCCAGAAAATCACACTCAAGACAGATTTATTTTCTGTATTTTAGATTTCTAGACACAAAAAATGATAATTCCAATACTGTCGCAAAAAAAGAAATTGATATATTAAGTAAATCTAGCACAGTAGGAAACATCGAGGGATAGAGAACGCAAAGGTAAAGGTAAAAGGTAAATTAAGTCTTCAGGTTTACTTTTTTTCTACCCTTGTAACTCAAGCTTTTGATAATCTTGGTGTTTCAATTTTTTGTTTCTCCGTCGTAGCAAATTCACATCAGTTACGGCGGAGTTTTGCTTAACTCATTTCTTGCACCTCTCCGTACAAACCTATATGACTTAAAAAGATACGCCATAAGACTACCTTATTTTTATTGGTTTTAAACGGTAAATCAAGGTTTTTGGAATTATAAGGTGTAATAAAATTACATCAAATTTTGTTGGTGCAAGATGTGAGTTAATAAGCTATCAGCACTCAGCAATAAAACCGGACTCAATATCACTCTTGCGCCCCTGCTTGCCTTAAAATATTCGCCATTGTGCGATAACTGTTAAATTCTGCAATCATTAAAGCTGTATAACCACCTTGGTTTTTTAAGTTGACATCCGCCCCATTATTAACTAACATCTGCACAGCTTGAGTATAACCCTCTGATGCAGCATACATTAACGCTGTTGCACCTGCGGAGTCTTGAAAATTCACGTCTGCACCTTTTTCTATTAGCAGTTGGAATATCTCTGGATGGTTGCTAACTAAAGCTTTTACCAAAGCAGTTTTGCCATCGTCTGCTATAACATTGATGTTAGCACTATTGTCAAGTAATACTTTGACTGTTTGGGTGTGTCCTTGAGATACTGCTAAGGTGAGGGCAACTTCCCCAAAGTTCTTTTTATTGGGATCTGCTCCTGCACTCATTAACGCTGCTACGATTTCGCTATATCCTTGGAATGCGGCTATCAGTAGGGGTGTATCTCCTAGATGATTTCTCATTTCTACATTTGCACCGTGTTTAATTAAGATTTTGACTATATCTAAATAGTCTTCAACCACAGCAAAGTTTAATGCTGTTTCTCCTTCTTTGTCTTGATGATTAATTTCTGCACCTGCATCTAATAAAGCTGTAATAATGTTACTATGTCCTGCTGCGGCTGCGGCTAAAAGTGCTGTACTGCCATCGGGGTTTTTGATGTTGGGATCAGCACCGTGTAATAACAGTGTTTGTACTATATCTAAAGTTCCCAAGTCTGCGGCTATGATTAAAGGTGTTTCACCTTCTGCATCTGGGGTGTTGACAAAATTACTTTTTTGTAGTAATGCTTTGACAATTGCTGTATAACCTTGTTTGATGGCAAGTTTTAAGGCGTTATCATTATCTGTATCGGTGATACTAGCATCCGCACCAGCATTTAAGAGTATTTGTACAATTTCCAGATGACCTTTTTGAGTTGCTGCCATTAAAGCGGTGCTGCCATCTTCATTAACGGCATTGATATCCGCATCTTTAGATATTAAAAGCTTCACAATATCAACTTGATTATTGCTTGCAGCCAACATTAAAGCTGTTAATCCGTAGGTTTTTCTAGGTAAATTGATGTTAGCGCCAAAATCTAGGAGCGATCGCACAATTTCCGTATAACCCAAATTAGCCGCAAACATTAATGCTGTAGTGCCGTTGCGATCGCATACATCCACATTAGCACCAGTAGCTAATAGTTCACCAACCCGCTTGATATCGCCGCTTTTTGCCGCATTCAGCAGTAAATTATCATTTTTGTCAATCATAAAAGAAATTCCGCCCTGGTGGAAATTGCTTGATTTAGCATCAAAAATTAGTTTGTGCTTGTTGTTTGCACTTTAGCAAGAGATAAAAAACAAGATAGTCCTGAATCAATTTATGCTAAGTTTTATTAAGATTTAATAATTTGGATAACCAAGCGATGAGTTTAGAACTTTCTCCAGAGGTCAAATTTGGGTTAAACTTCCTGCACCCAACAATGATGTGGATATTATTAGCACTCTCCTTGTATGCAGCATACTCAGGTTTACAAGTACAGCGTACCAGAAATGCTTCAGCAGAAGAAAGAAAAGAACTAATTAAAGCTAAATTTAATGATAAACACGAGAAAATGGGGGCTATCATCTTGGCGTTGATGGTAGCAGGTTCAATTGGTGGTATGGCTGTTACTTATATCAATAACGGTAAATTATTTTTTGGACCACACTTGTTAGCCGGTTTGGGGATGACTGGTTTAATCGCATTTTCTGCGTCTTTGTCTCCCTTCATGCGAAAAGGGGCAAATTGGGCGCGGGCGACTCATATTTTGTTGAATTTTGGGATTTTAGGGCTGTTTATTTGGCAAGCAGTTTCTGGGGTAGAAATTGTCCTGAAAATTCTCAGCAACGCTTAAGAGTCAGGAGTCAGGAGTTTTTTATTTTGGATTTTGGATTTTGGATTTTGGATTGTTTTTGTCAACTCCAATCTAAAATCTAAAATCTAAAATCTAAAATTTTTCTCCCCTATTCCCTGTTCCCTGTTCCCTTTTTACTGTCACCTGTCACCTGTCACCTGTCACCTGTCACCTGTCACCTATGACTAATGACCAAAAAACTTTTTCTTGGGATGAAAAGGAATATTGAGAGAGTTATGAAAATCTTCTTGAACTTTGTGAGTTAAACGACGGGAGACTTGACGGACAATTTGATGCAGTAGGCGATCGCCTGTAGACTGAATTAAAGCATGGGGTAAACGGTGAATAAATCTGGGAAAATGCAGATCAACAATCAAATCTAACTGCCATTCTACCCTAGTCATCCCCGGCAAACTTTCTACTAATTCCAAAGACGCATTATAGTCCACATCATAACCAGGAGCTTGGTAGTCTGGGATAGGAATTGTACGGATGTGGTATTTACGTTCCTGTGGTGCTAACAATTCCAAACCTATTTTTGGTTCTACCTCATAGCCAAAAGCGCCAAAGCGGCCAATGACCAAAGCATAACCATTTTTACCCAAAGGTTCAACCCTCATAGGTTCAGCGCAACGCACAAACCATGAAGAATGGGAATTGAAATATTCAGCAACCTGTTCTTGAGAAGCATACATTTCCATGCAGTCTTGATGACGACTATGGAATTTACTAGGACCTACATGAGATTCTTTAGCTGGTGTTTCATCTGAGGTTACGCTTGAACCCGCTGGTAAAACTGATTCAGTTATTTCCAAGGTTTGAAATTCCCAGTTGTTTGCTACCATAAATGCGTTTTCTGTATAGTTAAAAAGTTTGTCTATACCAATGATTCCCAATCAGGGGGAGTTTGTTCACACAAAAATACAAATTTCATCAAAACATCAAAAAGTCTGTTATCACCTCCATAGAATCACTACAATTAAGAACGAAAACAGCACATATTAGTTTCTCAGGATAGCGTAAATCATGAAAGTATTTGTAGCAGGTGCAACAGGTGAAACCGGTCGCCGCATTGTACAAGAGTTAGTAGCCAAAAATATTCCCGTTCGTGCTTTGGTACGGGATCAGGAAAAAGCTAAAGCTATCCTATCTCCTGAAGTTGAGTTAGTTGTGGGGGATGTGTTATCACCAGAAACCCTAACTGCTGCCATAGGTGATAGTACAGTAGTTCTGTGCGCTACTGGTGCAAGACCAAGTTTTGATCCCACAGGACCCTATCAAGTAGATTTTCAAGGTACGAAAAACTTAGTTGATGTAGCAAAATCCCAGCAAATAGAACATTTTATCCTGGTTTCTTCTTTGTGTGTTTCCCAGTTTTTTCATCCCCTCAACTTGTTTTGGTTAATTTTAGCCTGGAAAAAACAAGCTGAGGAATACATACAGAAAAGTGGACTTACTTATACAATTGTCAGACCTGGAGGGCTGAAAAACGAAGATAACACGGATGGGATAGTTATGCAAGGCGCTGATACTTTATTTGATGGTAGCATCCCCCGGCAAAAAGTAGCTCAAGTTTGTGTCGAGTCTTTGTTTGAAAATGCTGCACGTAATAAAATTGTCGAGATTGTCGCTAAACCTGAAGTTACCCCTAAAAGCTTCCAGGAATTATTTCAAGGAATAGGTAATGGGTAATTGGTAATTGGTAATTGGTGATTGGTAAAATAACTATTCCCTGTTCCCTATTCCCTGTTCCCTGCTATAACCAATGACTATTAAACTCAAAGGTGTAGAAAAATTAATTGGTCCGATTGCGTCACTTCTGGCTTTTGTGTATCTTTTTCAATGGTACATTTTTGGCGATTTGCAATCAACAACAGATCCGAGATTTGAGCGAAAAAATCCGCCTTTGGTGATGAAAGACGGAGATCCTTACATCCGTGCTTTGATGCGGACGATTTCTTTTAGTGAGTCTAATACTCAACGTCCTTATTCTGTGTTATATGGTGGTAAACAGGTGAATGATTTGAGTCGTCATCCACAGATATGCGTAACCATTGTCAATGGTCCAAATAAAGGAAATTGTTCTACTGCTGCGGGTAGATATCAAATTATTAATACTACTTGGTATGACATTGCACCCCGTTATCATCCTCATCCCCCAGGGTTGAGATTTTGGCATAGTTATAGTTTTGACGCTGAATATCAAGATATAGTTGTTTATCGTTGGTTGAATGATTCTAAAGTTTGGGGAATTGATATTTCTCAACAGTTACGTAATGGCAAATTAAATGATGTTTTACGCCGACTTTCTCCCACTTGGACAAGTTTAGGATATGGGATAGAAACTAATTCTAATACTCGTTTTTTACCTCAAGTTTATCAAAAGGTTTTACAAGAAGAATTAGCACTAGCTAATCAACGAACAGTGAATAATCCTCAAGCATTACCAGCACCACCATCAAATTCTTTGCCAGATTCACAACAAATCAGGTAATTTGAGATTTTAAAATTGTAGTTTAGTTTTCTCACAAAAATTTTCCGACATGATCCACAAAATCCCGTGTATTTTCTAAGTGAATATTATGTCCAGCTTTTTGAATGACTTGCAGTTGAGTTACTAATGGATTTCTGTAATACATTGCTGTATTAATATGGACGAATTTTTCATCATATTCACCTACTAATAAAAGTAACGGAATTTGATTGGCTTCTATTTTTGTCCACAAAGAAGGTTGGTATCCATTACCCATAAATTGCAAAGATTTGGCAAGTGCTAAAGGATTATTTTCTAACCTACTTTCTATCATCTTGTAATATGCTGGATGATTTTTGATATTACCAAAAATTGGCTGATTATACCAATTGTACAAAAAAAACTGAAATTCCGATTTATCAATCATCCTAATTAATTTTCGGGTAATTTGATAATCACTTTTAATCCGGGATAATCTTTCTGCATCTGTTGGTAAACCAGGAGAAGCAGATTCTAATACAACTTTGATAAATCTTTCTGGAAAATGTAAAGTGAGATATAATCCTAATCTTCCTCCCATTGAATAACCAACTAAAAAACATTGTGCTATTTCTAATTCATCTAATAAGTTGATGATAGCTTGGGCGGTATTTTCTATTTTATAACATTCATCACCGCATAAAACTTTTGTTTTACCATGTCCTGGCAAATCCAGGGTAAGATAAGAAAAATCATCACCTAATAGTTGAATTGCTTCATCAAATTCATAAATATTTCCCATAAACCCGTGTAAAAACAGAATTACTGGTTTACGAGAGTTTTTATTAAAGGAATAGTGCAAATGATAGTTTTTATTCAATGGGGTTATTTGTTGAGTTTGCATTGATTTTAGTAAATATTTTGATCATGTTATCTATAATAATATAGCCTTTTAA contains:
- a CDS encoding DUF4079 domain-containing protein, whose product is MSLELSPEVKFGLNFLHPTMMWILLALSLYAAYSGLQVQRTRNASAEERKELIKAKFNDKHEKMGAIILALMVAGSIGGMAVTYINNGKLFFGPHLLAGLGMTGLIAFSASLSPFMRKGANWARATHILLNFGILGLFIWQAVSGVEIVLKILSNA
- a CDS encoding peptidoglycan-binding domain-containing protein — its product is MKYHLIKSIYHYSRKKQSCCLLLFSVTPLLFASSARVSIAAPIEIAQASTVGNINRPTLQIGSQGERVSELQAALKLLGFYTGAVDGVYQEDTARAVSQFKQAAGLNPDGIVDTLTWQRLFPNVSTVAANTLPTVVPTTTSNNLIVPAQPSRNTRVNNATVVPKPNPPKPTTTAQNKPNTSFQPTPPNQRNPKIQYTTAGWPILRLGNTGSEVSKLQRLLQTLGFLKGAIDGDFGITTEAAVKAAQVRYGLQPDGVVGGATWEAFVRRLPKQR
- a CDS encoding phage holin family protein, with translation MKHFLLTWLGTALALLVTSQIVPGFIIKTFVAALGAAIVIGLVNAIIRPILSVLAFPITLITFGLFTFVINALTLWLASAIIPGSGFEIQGFIPAFLGSIVLAIVSSIINYVLRVVD
- a CDS encoding ankyrin repeat domain-containing protein, with the translated sequence MIDKNDNLLLNAAKSGDIKRVGELLATGANVDVCDRNGTTALMFAANLGYTEIVRSLLDFGANINLPRKTYGLTALMLAASNNQVDIVKLLISKDADINAVNEDGSTALMAATQKGHLEIVQILLNAGADASITDTDNDNALKLAIKQGYTAIVKALLQKSNFVNTPDAEGETPLIIAADLGTLDIVQTLLLHGADPNIKNPDGSTALLAAAAAGHSNIITALLDAGAEINHQDKEGETALNFAVVEDYLDIVKILIKHGANVEMRNHLGDTPLLIAAFQGYSEIVAALMSAGADPNKKNFGEVALTLAVSQGHTQTVKVLLDNSANINVIADDGKTALVKALVSNHPEIFQLLIEKGADVNFQDSAGATALMYAASEGYTQAVQMLVNNGADVNLKNQGGYTALMIAEFNSYRTMANILRQAGAQE
- a CDS encoding cobalamin biosynthesis protein — encoded protein: MITASVQKLVNSLWVGIGCQKGISSELVGAAIEKFFQEYQLAYTDIAGIATIDIKASELGLREFCREHNLPLQTFTAEVLAGVSVPNPGKRITEIVGTPSVAEAAAILAASHKTLEVSLLVPKQIFRLPGEVGAVTIAVAGCRV
- a CDS encoding glycoside hydrolase family 24 protein encodes the protein MTIKLKGVEKLIGPIASLLAFVYLFQWYIFGDLQSTTDPRFERKNPPLVMKDGDPYIRALMRTISFSESNTQRPYSVLYGGKQVNDLSRHPQICVTIVNGPNKGNCSTAAGRYQIINTTWYDIAPRYHPHPPGLRFWHSYSFDAEYQDIVVYRWLNDSKVWGIDISQQLRNGKLNDVLRRLSPTWTSLGYGIETNSNTRFLPQVYQKVLQEELALANQRTVNNPQALPAPPSNSLPDSQQIR
- a CDS encoding M16 family metallopeptidase, which gives rise to MFPASVLRLDNGLTFIHQEIPATPVVVADIWVRAGANLEPEPWFGMAHFLEHMIFKGTDTLAPGEFDYNIEKMGGVSNAATSHDYAHYYLATATPYLADTLPHLGELLRNAAISADEFIRERDVVLEEIRACADDPDAIGFEALLKNVYQNHPYGRSILGTEHDLMQHSPEAMRCFHRSHYQPENMTVVVVGGVEQDTAWEIVNRTFTKFSDDANFPVSEKIAPPIITGIQKQELILPRLEQARLMMAWVAPGVEQLKDANGLDLLSVILAQGRTSRLVHDLREDKQLVQAICSNFSLQRESSLLTITAWLEPEYLDRVENLIQEHLHNLQTTGISEQELKRTQISLCNDYAFATETPNQLTSLYGYYNTIAQAELAVTYPQQIQSFDTQELQKLAQNYLSPQNYAVTILKPY
- a CDS encoding SDR family oxidoreductase produces the protein MKVFVAGATGETGRRIVQELVAKNIPVRALVRDQEKAKAILSPEVELVVGDVLSPETLTAAIGDSTVVLCATGARPSFDPTGPYQVDFQGTKNLVDVAKSQQIEHFILVSSLCVSQFFHPLNLFWLILAWKKQAEEYIQKSGLTYTIVRPGGLKNEDNTDGIVMQGADTLFDGSIPRQKVAQVCVESLFENAARNKIVEIVAKPEVTPKSFQELFQGIGNG
- a CDS encoding DUF1997 domain-containing protein, translated to MVANNWEFQTLEITESVLPAGSSVTSDETPAKESHVGPSKFHSRHQDCMEMYASQEQVAEYFNSHSSWFVRCAEPMRVEPLGKNGYALVIGRFGAFGYEVEPKIGLELLAPQERKYHIRTIPIPDYQAPGYDVDYNASLELVESLPGMTRVEWQLDLIVDLHFPRFIHRLPHALIQSTGDRLLHQIVRQVSRRLTHKVQEDFHNSLNIPFHPKKKFFGH
- a CDS encoding M16 family metallopeptidase, which codes for MQNINNSKTSIYRTVLPNGIVLLVAENPAADIIAGRIFIRAGSCYEKVEKAGLAHLLSAVMTKGCDGLSSLEIAEKVESVGASLSIDAGTDYFLLSLKTVTADFAEILALSGLLLRSPTFPENQIELEKRLALQDIRSQKEQPFNLAFEQMRQAMYQEHPYSRSVLGTETTLSSITRTDLAEFHQVHFRPDNMVISIAGRITPEAAQELVTKVFGDWQPPDQPRHILDSPAISVTPKSCLKPLNTQQSIVMLGYMGPSVSAPGYPALKLLSTYLGNGLSSRLFVELREKRGLAYEVSAIYSTRLFPASFIVYMGTAPENTSIALDGLRQEVERLCNTELSAEELQTAKNKILGQYALGKQTNGQIAQIYGWYEILGLGIEFDHEFPELINKVSPKLAMTAANSYLQEPYVSLVGQEEAIKSVIS
- the menH gene encoding 2-succinyl-6-hydroxy-2,4-cyclohexadiene-1-carboxylate synthase, which produces MQTQQITPLNKNYHLHYSFNKNSRKPVILFLHGFMGNIYEFDEAIQLLGDDFSYLTLDLPGHGKTKVLCGDECYKIENTAQAIINLLDELEIAQCFLVGYSMGGRLGLYLTLHFPERFIKVVLESASPGLPTDAERLSRIKSDYQITRKLIRMIDKSEFQFFLYNWYNQPIFGNIKNHPAYYKMIESRLENNPLALAKSLQFMGNGYQPSLWTKIEANQIPLLLLVGEYDEKFVHINTAMYYRNPLVTQLQVIQKAGHNIHLENTRDFVDHVGKFL